In Modestobacter versicolor, a single genomic region encodes these proteins:
- a CDS encoding bifunctional [glutamine synthetase] adenylyltransferase/[glutamine synthetase]-adenylyl-L-tyrosine phosphorylase — protein MAIAPGTVPDDDVPRRAVVRLVRFGFEDGARAARLLSDPALGLWDLERNEPADPEAAPVISALARTGDPDLALRSLARLVEALDGTDPDGGLAAGLLARLRGSATVRSRLLAVLGASAGLADHLAAHPADWVVLDTEDRSTRPGPQELEEQMLFAVGADPGDPPWGVRLGTAAPDADASRVRDLKHAYLRAILSLAGRDLGDGLPADEVAGELADIAGAVLTAGLALAVAEQPADAVPCRLAVIALGKTGGRELNYVSDVDVVFVAEPVESGADDAAALGSATRVAGALMRICHQAAWEVDAALRPEGKAGVLVRTVAGMSAYYEQWASTWEFQALLKMRPVAGDPALGREYVDALWPLVWKAGDRPGFVAEIQAMRRRVEQNIPAAQVDRELKLGRGGLRDVEFSVQLLQLVHGRADVSLRVGGTIPALTVLGAGGYISRDDASTLVASYRFLRTVEHRLQLLRLRRTHLLPVAGDQLRWLARSLGYRPDSRGDSVAVLKAELALHTRVVRRLHEKLFYAPLLSSVARVPGEQLALGPKAAGAWLRALGFADPESALRHMTALTGGLSRSASMQRYLLPVLLQTFASCADPDAGLLAYRRVSEALGNDQWFLRLLRDEGQAAERLAVLLGSSQYVAGLLTRTPEAMRILADDAELEPRSADALTSAWRQAVARAGDATAGVQVLRSLRRQELLRIACADLLGRLDVLRVGRALHDVAVATLRAGLDAAVRSWAADSGTTAEEVPVDVAVIGMGRLGGAEMGYGSDADVLFVHRVRPGRDEGKAAQAANAVAHALRRLLGAPAPDPAFEVDANLRPEGRQGALSRSLSAFAEYYQRWVSTWEVQALLRAEPVAGDEDLGRDFIALVDPLRYPGAGLSSEQVAEIRRIKARVDSERLPRGADPATHTKLGRGGLADVEWTVQLLQLEHAAAHPALRVTSTVTALGALRDAGLLDGEQVGALQASWELASRARNAVFLVRGRPGDQLPRQGLELNGVARACGYGADVDAGQFLDDYRRVTRHARSVVEHVFYGRTEEP, from the coding sequence GTGGCGATCGCGCCCGGCACCGTCCCCGACGACGACGTCCCCCGCCGGGCCGTCGTCCGGCTGGTCCGGTTCGGCTTCGAGGACGGCGCCCGGGCCGCCCGGCTGCTCAGCGACCCGGCGCTGGGGCTGTGGGACCTGGAGCGCAACGAGCCGGCCGACCCCGAGGCCGCGCCGGTCATCTCCGCGCTGGCCCGCACCGGCGACCCGGACCTCGCGCTCCGCTCGCTGGCCCGGCTGGTCGAGGCGCTGGACGGCACCGACCCCGACGGCGGCCTGGCCGCCGGGCTGCTCGCCCGGCTGCGGGGCTCGGCGACCGTGCGGTCCCGGCTGCTGGCCGTGCTCGGGGCCTCCGCGGGGCTCGCCGACCACCTGGCCGCGCACCCGGCCGACTGGGTGGTGCTGGACACCGAGGACCGCAGCACCCGGCCGGGCCCGCAGGAGCTCGAGGAGCAGATGCTCTTCGCCGTCGGCGCCGACCCCGGTGACCCGCCGTGGGGCGTGCGGCTGGGCACCGCGGCCCCGGACGCCGACGCCAGCCGGGTGCGCGACCTCAAGCACGCCTACCTGCGCGCCATCCTGTCGCTGGCCGGCCGGGACCTCGGCGACGGGCTGCCCGCCGACGAGGTGGCCGGCGAGCTGGCCGACATCGCCGGCGCGGTGCTCACCGCCGGGCTGGCCCTGGCCGTGGCCGAGCAGCCGGCCGACGCGGTGCCCTGCCGGCTGGCGGTCATCGCGCTGGGCAAGACCGGGGGCCGGGAGCTCAACTACGTCAGCGACGTCGACGTGGTCTTCGTGGCCGAGCCGGTCGAGTCCGGCGCCGACGACGCGGCGGCCCTGGGCAGCGCCACCCGGGTGGCCGGCGCGCTGATGCGGATCTGCCACCAGGCCGCCTGGGAGGTCGACGCGGCGCTGCGCCCGGAGGGCAAGGCCGGGGTCCTGGTGCGCACGGTCGCCGGCATGAGCGCCTACTACGAGCAGTGGGCCAGCACCTGGGAGTTCCAGGCGCTGCTGAAGATGCGCCCGGTGGCCGGGGACCCGGCGCTGGGCCGGGAGTACGTCGACGCGCTCTGGCCGCTGGTGTGGAAGGCCGGTGACCGGCCCGGCTTCGTCGCCGAGATCCAGGCGATGCGCCGCCGGGTCGAGCAGAACATCCCGGCCGCGCAGGTCGACCGCGAGCTCAAGCTCGGCCGCGGCGGGCTGCGCGACGTCGAGTTCAGCGTCCAGCTGCTGCAGCTGGTGCACGGCCGGGCCGACGTCTCGCTGCGGGTCGGCGGCACCATCCCGGCGCTGACCGTGCTGGGGGCGGGCGGCTACATCAGCCGCGACGACGCCTCGACGCTGGTCGCCTCCTACCGGTTCCTGCGCACCGTCGAGCACCGCCTGCAGCTGCTCCGGCTGCGGCGCACGCACCTGCTGCCGGTCGCCGGCGACCAGCTGCGCTGGCTGGCGCGCTCGCTGGGCTACCGGCCCGACTCCCGCGGCGACTCGGTCGCCGTGCTGAAGGCCGAGCTCGCGCTGCACACCCGAGTGGTGCGCCGGCTGCACGAGAAGCTCTTCTACGCACCGCTGCTGTCCTCGGTGGCCCGGGTGCCCGGCGAGCAGCTCGCGCTCGGGCCCAAGGCCGCCGGTGCCTGGCTGCGGGCGCTGGGCTTCGCGGACCCGGAGAGCGCGCTGCGGCACATGACCGCGCTGACCGGCGGCCTGAGCCGGTCGGCGTCGATGCAGCGCTACCTGCTGCCGGTGCTGCTGCAGACCTTCGCCTCCTGCGCCGACCCCGACGCCGGCCTGCTGGCCTACCGGCGGGTGAGCGAGGCGCTCGGCAACGACCAGTGGTTCCTCCGGCTGCTGCGCGACGAGGGGCAGGCCGCCGAGCGGCTGGCCGTGCTGCTCGGCTCCAGCCAGTACGTCGCCGGGCTGCTCACCCGCACCCCGGAGGCGATGCGGATCCTGGCCGACGACGCCGAGCTCGAGCCGCGCAGCGCCGACGCGCTGACCTCCGCCTGGCGGCAGGCCGTGGCCCGGGCCGGTGACGCCACGGCCGGCGTCCAGGTGCTGCGCTCGCTGCGCCGGCAGGAGCTGCTCCGGATCGCCTGCGCCGACCTGCTCGGCCGGCTCGACGTGCTGCGGGTGGGCCGGGCGCTGCACGACGTCGCGGTCGCCACGCTGCGCGCCGGCCTGGACGCCGCGGTGCGCAGCTGGGCCGCCGACTCGGGCACCACCGCCGAGGAGGTGCCGGTGGACGTCGCCGTCATCGGGATGGGCCGGCTCGGCGGGGCGGAGATGGGCTACGGCTCGGACGCCGACGTGCTGTTCGTGCACCGGGTGCGGCCCGGCCGGGACGAGGGGAAGGCCGCGCAGGCCGCCAACGCGGTCGCCCACGCGCTGCGCCGGCTGCTGGGCGCGCCGGCGCCCGACCCGGCGTTCGAGGTCGACGCCAACCTGCGCCCCGAGGGCCGGCAGGGGGCGCTGTCGCGCAGCCTGTCCGCGTTCGCCGAGTACTACCAGCGCTGGGTGTCGACCTGGGAGGTGCAGGCGCTGCTGCGGGCCGAGCCCGTCGCCGGCGACGAGGACCTCGGCCGGGACTTCATCGCGCTGGTCGACCCGCTGCGCTACCCGGGGGCCGGCCTCAGCTCCGAGCAGGTCGCCGAGATCCGCCGGATCAAGGCCCGGGTCGACAGCGAGCGGCTGCCGCGCGGCGCCGACCCGGCCACCCACACCAAGCTCGGCCGCGGTGGCCTGGCGGACGTGGAGTGGACCGTCCAGCTGCTGCAGCTGGAGCACGCCGCGGCCCACCCCGCGCTGCGGGTCACCTCCACGGTCACCGCGCTCGGCGCGCTGCGCGACGCCGGCCTGCTGGACGGCGAGCAGGTCGGCGCCCTGCAGGCGTCGTGGGAGCTGGCCAGCCGGGCGCGCAACGCGGTGTTCCTGGTCCGCGGCCGCCCCGGCGACCAGCTGCCCCGGCAGGGCCTGGAGCTCAACGGCGTCGCCCGGGCGTGCGGCTACGGCGCCGACGTCGACGCCGGGCAGTTCCTCGACGACTACCGGCGGGTCACCCGGCACGCCCGCAGCGTCGTCGAGCACGTCTTCTACGGCCGCACCGAGGAGCCCTGA
- a CDS encoding FMN-binding negative transcriptional regulator: MYVPAHFAAPDDAVAQLLAAPGAVDLVSSTPAGLTATTLPVLHDPQAGTLSGHLARNNPQWRDTVGEVLVIVRGPDAYVSPSWYATKAEHGRVVPTWDYVLAHVHGELVVHEDPGWLAAHVGRLTAAHEGHRAEPWAVTDAPERFVTGQLRAIVGVEVRISRVEAKWKLSQNRSAADVDGVVGGLLADGEAATAAAVQAVRTGDRG; this comes from the coding sequence GTGTACGTGCCCGCGCACTTCGCCGCCCCGGACGACGCCGTCGCCCAGCTGCTCGCCGCCCCCGGCGCCGTCGACCTGGTCAGCAGCACGCCGGCCGGGCTCACCGCGACCACGCTGCCGGTGCTGCACGACCCGCAGGCCGGGACGCTGAGCGGTCACCTGGCCCGCAACAACCCCCAGTGGCGGGACACGGTGGGGGAGGTGCTGGTCATCGTCCGCGGGCCGGACGCCTACGTCTCGCCGTCCTGGTACGCGACCAAGGCCGAGCACGGCCGGGTGGTGCCGACCTGGGACTACGTCCTGGCGCACGTGCACGGCGAGCTGGTGGTGCACGAGGACCCCGGGTGGCTGGCCGCGCACGTCGGGCGGCTGACGGCGGCGCACGAGGGGCACCGCGCCGAGCCGTGGGCGGTGACCGACGCCCCGGAGCGGTTCGTCACCGGCCAGCTGCGGGCGATCGTCGGCGTCGAGGTGCGGATCAGCCGGGTCGAGGCCAAGTGGAAGCTGTCGCAGAACCGGTCGGCCGCCGACGTCGACGGGGTCGTCGGCGGGCTGCTGGCCGACGGCGAGGCGGCCACCGCGGCGGCCGTGCAGGCCGTCCGCACGGGGGACCGGGGTTGA
- a CDS encoding MFS transporter: MTWRRAVFALFAVAAGTNVPTPLLLVYQERLDLSAEALTALFGCYAAGLVPALLLAGPLSDRLGRRRVALPGMALAVLASLAFALAGGSLGLLFAARFVQGVVSGIVFSVGSAWVGELSLASGEGAGGRRAAFAMTGGFSLGPLVSGFLGEYAPAPTVLPYLLHAALAATGLALATRLPETVPVVPVDGPGGPRPVAVPLVRPGDGAVVVTVLAPVAVCVYAFPTAVVSAVPLLVDLPGPAVAVTGVVAGATLGAGTLVAGLQRRLGPWTAVLGAVLGAAGFAAATAFAATEALPWLVAASPLLGAGGGLCLAAGLTLSARLAAPSRRGALASLFLACAYVGFAAPFLIATAAEATSATVPLAVGAALSGLLALRLVPAVRRGQL, encoded by the coding sequence GTGACGTGGCGGCGGGCGGTCTTCGCGCTGTTCGCCGTCGCCGCGGGCACGAACGTGCCCACGCCCCTGCTGCTGGTCTACCAGGAGCGGCTGGACCTCTCCGCCGAGGCGCTCACTGCGCTGTTCGGCTGCTACGCCGCGGGCCTGGTGCCGGCGCTGCTGCTCGCCGGCCCGCTGTCGGACCGGCTGGGCCGCCGCCGGGTGGCGCTGCCCGGGATGGCCCTCGCCGTGCTCGCCTCGCTGGCCTTCGCGCTGGCCGGCGGCTCGCTCGGGCTGCTGTTCGCCGCGCGGTTCGTGCAGGGCGTGGTGAGCGGCATCGTGTTCAGCGTCGGCAGCGCCTGGGTCGGCGAGCTGTCGCTGGCCTCCGGTGAGGGGGCCGGCGGCCGGCGGGCGGCGTTCGCGATGACGGGTGGCTTCTCGCTCGGGCCGCTGGTCAGCGGGTTCCTCGGGGAGTACGCCCCGGCGCCGACCGTGCTGCCCTACCTGCTGCACGCCGCGCTGGCGGCCACCGGGCTGGCGCTGGCCACCCGGCTCCCGGAGACCGTGCCGGTGGTGCCGGTCGACGGTCCGGGTGGCCCACGTCCGGTGGCGGTGCCGCTGGTCCGCCCCGGCGACGGCGCGGTGGTGGTCACCGTGCTGGCCCCGGTGGCGGTCTGCGTCTACGCGTTCCCGACCGCCGTCGTCTCCGCCGTGCCGCTGCTGGTCGACCTGCCCGGTCCGGCCGTCGCCGTCACCGGGGTGGTCGCCGGGGCCACCCTCGGCGCCGGCACGCTCGTCGCGGGGCTGCAGCGGCGGCTCGGCCCGTGGACCGCCGTGCTCGGCGCCGTCCTGGGCGCGGCCGGCTTTGCCGCCGCCACCGCGTTCGCCGCCACCGAGGCGCTGCCGTGGCTGGTGGCCGCCTCCCCGCTGCTCGGCGCGGGCGGCGGGCTGTGCCTGGCTGCCGGGCTGACGCTGAGCGCCCGGCTCGCGGCGCCGTCCCGCCGCGGGGCGCTGGCCTCGCTGTTCCTCGCCTGCGCCTACGTCGGGTTCGCCGCGCCCTTCCTGATCGCCACCGCGGCGGAGGCGACCTCGGCGACGGTGCCGCTCGCGGTGGGCGCCGCGCTCAGCGGCCTGCTCGCCCTCCGGCTGGTGCCGGCCGTGCGGCGCGGCCAGCTGTGA
- a CDS encoding methyl-accepting chemotaxis protein — MWRRTANSASNATLPEQMPRDVEAVEAVIDRLDRGISNELHGHQLIIESLVRELGIGYGAVWLPAEDSAFHRRGEYGPLVTGVGSGPGGQVDRITPDDGFGGEAIRTRRTLVLDATSDPRTCLRWGGAQSAGATSGCLLPLVEDGRVTALYEYYSVGQLPFVGGRQGKWDSLARLMSHARKSALARTSLQENLDDRVAVTTVVAELGAASDQQGALRIALDTVREAFGWAYGSYWALDEQAHVLRFQQESGSAGEEFRKVTLAASFAEGVGVSGRAWRNRDLFFVQDIGEMTDCVRAPAAQRAGVKSGVCFPLIVGGRVIGTMDFFVTETIELSDSRASALRNVQQLVSQRVDVLRRTEESADNARELLDTVARLREAADDAGRVAESAVSQASTMTTEVEALDEASAAVGEVIRIISGIADQTNLLALNATIEAARAGELGKGFAVVASEVKDLARETANATQRVSDQIAGIQASSKAVASGIHTTGEIIGQLDVVQARIGEVLEEQARMASAFERQP, encoded by the coding sequence ATGTGGCGGCGCACCGCGAACTCGGCGTCGAACGCGACGCTCCCCGAGCAGATGCCCCGGGACGTGGAGGCCGTCGAGGCGGTCATCGACCGGCTGGACCGCGGCATCAGCAACGAGCTGCACGGCCACCAGCTGATCATCGAGAGCCTGGTCCGCGAGCTGGGGATCGGGTACGGCGCCGTCTGGCTGCCGGCCGAGGACTCCGCCTTCCACCGCCGGGGTGAGTACGGCCCGCTGGTCACCGGCGTGGGCTCCGGCCCCGGTGGGCAGGTCGACCGGATCACCCCGGACGACGGCTTCGGCGGCGAGGCGATCCGCACCCGCCGGACCCTGGTGCTCGACGCCACGTCCGACCCGCGGACCTGCCTGCGCTGGGGCGGGGCGCAGTCCGCCGGGGCGACCAGCGGCTGCCTCCTCCCGCTGGTCGAGGACGGCCGGGTCACCGCGCTGTACGAGTACTACTCCGTCGGCCAGCTGCCGTTCGTCGGCGGCCGGCAGGGCAAGTGGGACTCGCTGGCCCGGCTGATGAGCCACGCCCGCAAGTCCGCGCTGGCCCGCACGTCGCTGCAGGAGAACCTCGACGACCGGGTCGCCGTCACCACGGTGGTCGCCGAGCTCGGTGCCGCGAGCGACCAGCAGGGCGCCCTGCGGATCGCGCTGGACACCGTGCGCGAGGCGTTCGGCTGGGCGTACGGGTCGTACTGGGCGCTCGACGAGCAGGCTCACGTGCTGCGCTTCCAGCAGGAATCGGGCTCGGCCGGTGAGGAGTTCCGGAAGGTCACCCTGGCGGCGTCCTTCGCCGAGGGCGTGGGCGTCTCCGGGCGGGCCTGGCGCAACCGCGACCTCTTCTTCGTCCAGGACATCGGCGAGATGACCGACTGCGTCCGCGCACCCGCGGCCCAGCGCGCCGGGGTGAAGTCCGGCGTCTGCTTCCCGCTGATCGTCGGCGGCCGGGTCATCGGCACGATGGACTTCTTCGTCACCGAGACGATCGAGCTGTCGGACTCGCGGGCCTCCGCGCTGCGCAACGTGCAGCAGCTGGTCTCCCAGCGGGTGGACGTGCTCCGCCGCACCGAGGAGTCCGCCGACAACGCCCGCGAGCTGCTGGACACCGTCGCCCGGCTGCGCGAGGCCGCCGACGACGCCGGCCGGGTGGCCGAGAGCGCGGTCAGCCAGGCGTCGACGATGACCACCGAGGTGGAGGCGCTGGACGAGGCGTCGGCCGCCGTCGGCGAGGTCATCCGGATCATCTCCGGCATCGCCGACCAGACCAACCTCCTCGCGCTCAACGCCACCATCGAGGCCGCCCGCGCCGGTGAGCTGGGCAAGGGGTTCGCGGTCGTGGCCAGCGAGGTCAAGGACCTCGCCCGGGAGACGGCCAACGCCACCCAGCGGGTGTCGGACCAGATCGCCGGCATCCAGGCCAGCAGCAAGGCGGTCGCCTCCGGCATCCACACGACCGGGGAGATCATCGGCCAGCTGGACGTCGTCCAGGCCCGGATCGGCGAGGTGCTGGAGGAGCAGGCCCGGATGGCCTCGGCCTTCGAACGCCAGCCCTAG
- a CDS encoding iron-containing redox enzyme family protein yields the protein MQLPKPRGPLSAGLCTDLLGGSSISATTTAAADALLAEVTDPLTDDDLQLSLAICYELHYRGFDGVADSWEWDPELLRLRALLEQRHTAALRELTGALTVTDEPVDQQLAALIAADDGPSLSRYLAKSGTVEEWREYLTLRSVYHLKEGDPHTFAIPRLSGRAKAAMVEIQADEYGGGSAERMHSQLFAGMMRDLGLDTGYGALWDDAPAVAFTSVNTMSLFGLHRGLRGACLGHLAAVEMTSSEPSRRYSSGLRRLGFDEGTSVFYDEHVEADAVHEQIAAVDMCGSLVAEDPSLTADVLFGAQCSLALDGLTAVHLLGAWESGRSALRQEPALAA from the coding sequence ATGCAGCTTCCCAAGCCACGGGGCCCCCTCAGCGCCGGACTGTGCACCGACCTGCTCGGCGGGAGTTCGATCAGCGCCACGACCACGGCCGCGGCCGACGCACTGCTCGCCGAGGTCACCGACCCGCTCACCGACGACGACCTCCAGCTGAGCCTGGCGATCTGCTACGAGCTGCACTACCGCGGCTTCGACGGCGTCGCCGACTCCTGGGAGTGGGACCCCGAGCTGCTGCGGCTGCGCGCCCTGCTGGAGCAGCGGCACACCGCCGCGCTGCGCGAGCTGACCGGCGCCCTGACGGTGACCGACGAGCCGGTCGACCAGCAGCTGGCCGCGCTGATCGCCGCCGACGACGGCCCCTCGCTGTCCCGGTACCTCGCCAAGAGCGGCACCGTCGAGGAGTGGCGCGAGTACCTGACGCTGCGGTCGGTCTACCACCTCAAGGAGGGCGACCCGCACACCTTCGCCATCCCCCGGCTGTCCGGGCGGGCGAAGGCCGCGATGGTGGAGATCCAGGCCGACGAGTACGGCGGCGGCTCCGCCGAGCGCATGCACAGCCAGCTGTTCGCCGGGATGATGCGCGACCTCGGGCTGGACACCGGCTACGGCGCGCTCTGGGACGACGCCCCCGCCGTGGCCTTCACCTCGGTCAACACGATGTCGCTGTTCGGCCTGCACCGCGGGCTGCGCGGCGCCTGCCTCGGGCACCTGGCCGCGGTGGAGATGACGTCGTCGGAGCCCAGCCGCCGCTACTCCTCGGGGCTGCGCCGGCTCGGGTTCGACGAGGGGACGTCGGTGTTCTACGACGAGCACGTGGAGGCCGACGCCGTCCACGAGCAGATCGCGGCGGTCGACATGTGCGGCTCGCTGGTCGCCGAGGACCCGTCGCTCACCGCCGACGTGCTCTTCGGCGCGCAGTGCTCGCTGGCCCTGGACGGGCTCACCGCGGTGCACCTGCTCGGCGCCTGGGAGTCCGGCCGGTCCGCCCTGCGGCAGGAGCCCGCGCTCGCCGCGTGA
- a CDS encoding glycosyltransferase family 4 protein — MARVLVPTGNYGAVFTTPRRPREHEVLRRTPPAKLRRLWRPLDGLATWDPRERWDVMHSFNQVPLTAKPHLVTFESALPRTYGRAEGLARGVLRERLLRDNCRGVIALSEYAVRRTRALNAGWPGLPALEAKMRVVHPNLPVVQQEPKAWTPGPVRLLFVGRQWARKGGVVAVRIARKARERGLPVEVTVVSAFQYGAAVYADHPDAGRYAADVALMDAPNVTAHRALPNSEVVRLMAESTFTLLPTVHDTYGFSVLEGFSVGTPALVSGNGALPEVVQDGVNGHVLDVPVDAVGDWVHLHERSWEALDALYESLADQAVARIEAFLDQPDGYPALSAAALARVREHHDADTVGAQLEQLYTAAAAA; from the coding sequence ATGGCCCGCGTCCTCGTCCCGACCGGCAACTACGGAGCCGTCTTCACGACCCCGCGCCGGCCCCGGGAGCACGAGGTGCTGCGGCGCACGCCACCGGCGAAGCTGCGCCGGCTGTGGCGACCGCTGGACGGGCTGGCGACCTGGGACCCCCGGGAGCGCTGGGACGTCATGCACTCCTTCAACCAGGTGCCGCTCACGGCCAAGCCGCACCTGGTCACCTTCGAGTCGGCGCTGCCGCGCACCTACGGCCGAGCGGAGGGACTGGCCCGGGGGGTCCTGCGGGAGCGCCTGCTGCGGGACAACTGCCGCGGGGTCATCGCGCTGTCGGAGTACGCGGTGCGGCGCACCCGCGCGCTGAACGCCGGCTGGCCGGGGCTGCCCGCGCTCGAGGCCAAGATGCGGGTCGTGCACCCCAACCTGCCGGTCGTGCAGCAGGAGCCCAAGGCCTGGACGCCCGGCCCGGTGCGCCTGCTCTTCGTCGGGCGGCAGTGGGCCCGCAAGGGCGGGGTGGTGGCGGTCCGCATCGCCCGCAAGGCCCGGGAGCGTGGCCTGCCGGTCGAGGTGACGGTGGTGTCGGCGTTCCAGTACGGCGCCGCGGTGTACGCCGACCACCCCGACGCCGGTCGCTACGCCGCCGACGTCGCGCTGATGGACGCCCCGAACGTCACGGCGCACCGGGCGCTGCCCAACAGCGAGGTCGTGCGGCTGATGGCGGAGAGCACCTTCACCCTGCTGCCGACCGTGCACGACACCTACGGGTTCAGCGTGCTCGAGGGCTTCAGCGTGGGCACCCCGGCGCTGGTGAGCGGCAACGGAGCGCTGCCGGAGGTCGTGCAGGACGGCGTCAACGGCCACGTGCTGGACGTGCCGGTCGACGCCGTCGGCGACTGGGTGCACCTGCACGAGCGGTCGTGGGAGGCGCTCGACGCGCTGTACGAGTCGCTGGCCGACCAGGCCGTCGCCCGGATCGAGGCGTTCCTGGACCAGCCCGACGGCTACCCGGCGCTGTCGGCGGCCGCCCTGGCCCGGGTCCGGGAGCACCACGACGCCGACACCGTGGGCGCCCAGCTCGAGCAGCTCTACACCGCTGCCGCGGCCGCCTGA
- a CDS encoding CDGSH iron-sulfur domain-containing protein, with product MTPAQLPAADDVTDERVRDLPPADEPTATITPYRDGPLIVRGEFTILDTEGNEIDPGRKTVALCRCGKSGIKPFCDGTHKRAGFHAPSAPSRPRPAAQLFRDAAHER from the coding sequence ATGACCCCGGCCCAGCTCCCGGCCGCCGACGACGTGACCGACGAGCGGGTGCGGGACCTGCCGCCGGCCGACGAGCCGACCGCCACGATCACCCCCTACCGCGACGGCCCGCTGATCGTCCGCGGCGAGTTCACGATCCTCGACACCGAGGGCAACGAGATCGACCCGGGGCGCAAGACCGTCGCGCTCTGCCGGTGCGGCAAGTCCGGCATCAAGCCGTTCTGCGACGGCACCCACAAGCGCGCGGGCTTCCACGCCCCCAGCGCCCCCTCGCGGCCGCGACCGGCCGCGCAGCTCTTCCGCGACGCCGCGCACGAGCGCTAG
- a CDS encoding ABC transporter substrate-binding protein, translating into MKLGKRSGSAAVLAVVVVTAATGCSNKAQDSGGGTAAGGDAEEVATDIGIEGTTISLGVLTDLTGVFAALGKDITNANTMFWADNQVCDTYDVELNVQDTGYVPQQGVQLYSGMKDGILAMQQTIGSPINTALAPEYEADQIVNFPSAWAQTLTEIPGTGVVGATYQVEIANGYDYMFREGLLAEGDTVGHIYFEGEYGANGLAGTQAVAEERGLEVVEAQIKSTDQDMSSQITQFQAAGVDLVALTVAPTQLASAAVAMEAQGLDVPILGSNPVFAPGLLAGPAAEKIKADLYVASPVSAFDAHPELLAQYEEAYPDATPSLGVLVGVGMSEIMKQVLDAACENGDLTRQGVLDAFTGLEDVDTGDVVVPIRGFEPGASPSLQSFILQPADVPGGARVLEEAFEGEFAAAIAG; encoded by the coding sequence ATGAAGCTCGGCAAGCGATCCGGCAGCGCCGCCGTCCTGGCGGTGGTGGTCGTCACGGCGGCCACCGGCTGCAGCAACAAGGCCCAGGACTCCGGTGGCGGCACGGCCGCCGGCGGTGACGCCGAGGAGGTCGCCACCGACATCGGCATCGAGGGCACCACGATCTCGCTGGGGGTGCTCACCGACCTGACCGGCGTCTTCGCCGCGCTGGGCAAGGACATCACCAACGCCAACACGATGTTCTGGGCGGACAACCAGGTCTGCGACACCTACGACGTCGAGCTCAACGTCCAGGACACCGGCTACGTCCCGCAGCAGGGCGTGCAGCTCTACAGCGGGATGAAGGACGGCATCCTGGCGATGCAGCAGACGATCGGGTCGCCGATCAACACCGCGCTGGCCCCGGAGTACGAGGCCGACCAGATCGTGAACTTCCCCTCGGCCTGGGCGCAGACCCTCACCGAGATCCCCGGCACCGGGGTGGTCGGCGCGACGTACCAGGTGGAGATCGCCAACGGCTACGACTACATGTTCCGCGAGGGGCTGCTGGCCGAGGGCGACACCGTCGGGCACATCTACTTCGAGGGCGAGTACGGCGCCAACGGCCTGGCCGGCACCCAGGCCGTCGCCGAGGAGCGCGGCCTGGAGGTCGTCGAGGCGCAGATCAAGTCCACCGACCAGGACATGAGCTCGCAGATCACCCAGTTCCAGGCCGCGGGGGTCGACCTGGTCGCGCTCACCGTGGCACCCACCCAGCTGGCGTCGGCGGCGGTGGCGATGGAGGCGCAGGGGCTGGACGTGCCGATCCTGGGCAGCAACCCGGTCTTCGCCCCCGGCCTGCTCGCCGGCCCCGCGGCGGAGAAGATCAAGGCGGACCTGTACGTGGCCTCGCCGGTCTCCGCGTTCGACGCGCACCCCGAGCTGCTGGCGCAGTACGAGGAGGCCTACCCCGACGCGACGCCCAGCCTGGGCGTGCTGGTCGGTGTCGGGATGAGCGAGATCATGAAGCAGGTGCTCGACGCGGCCTGCGAGAACGGTGACCTCACCCGCCAGGGCGTGCTCGACGCGTTCACCGGCCTCGAGGACGTCGACACCGGCGACGTCGTGGTCCCGATCCGCGGCTTCGAGCCGGGCGCCTCCCCGAGCCTGCAGAGCTTCATCCTGCAGCCGGCCGACGTCCCGGGTGGCGCCCGGGTGCTGGAGGAGGCCTTCGAGGGCGAGTTCGCCGCGGCGATCGCCGGCTGA